One segment of Deltaproteobacteria bacterium DNA contains the following:
- a CDS encoding heme-binding protein: MWGAIVDRSGQICSVAVSQNDSTQAWPGSQAIAKAKAYTANAFSLDALALSTARLYTFVQPGHSLYGLNHSNPFDPKSLSSPNTDKGQTVGGIITFGGGVPLYDNGKIVGGLGISGDTACADHEIAKRVRELANLEPPGGNLVDDITYSGADGATPFTHPLCPNTFRNGTFIGNEANAAGY, from the coding sequence ATGTGGGGAGCAATCGTGGACCGGAGCGGTCAAATCTGTAGCGTGGCTGTGTCCCAAAATGATTCGACCCAAGCCTGGCCAGGGAGTCAGGCGATTGCGAAAGCGAAAGCGTATACGGCCAATGCTTTTAGCCTTGACGCATTGGCTCTTTCCACGGCGCGTCTGTACACATTCGTCCAACCTGGTCACTCCCTTTATGGATTAAATCACTCTAACCCTTTTGATCCGAAATCCCTTTCCTCCCCGAATACTGACAAGGGACAAACTGTAGGAGGAATCATCACCTTTGGAGGGGGAGTGCCACTCTACGACAATGGCAAAATTGTTGGCGGATTAGGAATAAGTGGGGATACCGCATGTGCAGATCATGAGATTGCAAAACGCGTACGAGAGCTTGCTAATCTGGAACCACCAGGCGGCAATCTTGTTGACGACATTACCTACAGTGGGGCTGATGGCGCTACTCCTTTCACGCACCCCTTGTGCCCCAACACATTCCGCAACGGCACTTTTATTGGTAACGAGGCGAACGCAGCAGGATACTGA